The genomic DNA ACCTTTTGCGTCAGGGTGTCGCCTTCAATGTATTCCTGTACCAGATAAAACTGTCCAGCTTCCGAGAAGTAAGCAAATAACCGGGGAATCTGGTTGTTTCCATCCCCCAGTTCCTCTAAAACTGCCGCTTCCCGCCCAAACCGCTCTTGTACTATCTTGTAAGCCTGAGGGTCGTGTGTCACCGGCTTTAGCTGCTTAATCACGCAGCGCCGTCCCGAAGGCATATAGGTATCTTCGGCAAGAAACGTGTTACCGAACCCACCAGCTCCCAGCGTCCGGAGTATGCGATAGCGATTATTGAGCAGCGTTGGCGTCATGAGCGGTTTAGGAAAGTCTAGATATAAAAATGGATGTCTTTCAACATCTAGATGTTTCCTGAATTTTACTCATATGTAGCTTTGGGGAATCCCCCAAAGGAGATAAGCCTTTATTTCAGGTCAAGTAAACCATTTTCTTTCAGCTTTGGATTAAAGCGAATTTCGGTTTGCACACCACGAGATTTTAGGGCTTCTAAAATTTGGGATTCAACTCGCCGTGCCACTTGTTTTAAGACCTTAACTTGGGTCAACCCATCACCTTTCTCATAGCTTTCTTTCTCTTGAGCCGTCATCGTCAATTTGGCATCAATTGGCTGAGTCCATGCTGCTTCATCTGAACCATTGCCAATCGGTATCGTACCATTTTCCTGAATCCAAGCTTCTCGAATGTTTTCTAAGTGGGTACGATTAGGACGGTCGATGGTTTGTACTTTAACCCAATAGCAGGATTCAGGTTTACGCACTAAATGTTGTTTTAGACTGAGATAAATGTCACGGGAATAGTTAATGAATTGCAGGGTTTTATCACTATCAAAAATTGCGTATACACCTATTTTTCCGGGCAATCCTTCAGGTAAATTGCCAGTTTCTTCCAGGTAAGGAATATAGTCGAGTTCAGCCAGAGAGGATATTTGAGTTTCAGACACCATAAGGAATTCAATATTTTGAATTCAAAATTATTTTTTACTTTTTTCTTGAGTCAACCCTTTAGGCGATTTTGCGATAAATCGCGCAGAGGCGGCTGGGGGTCAAAATTTTCGCTTTGAACATAAAATTCGGTGGCACATTAATGATGATGTAATCATCCGATGCATGGTAGGATTCAAACTCGGCTGGCATTCCTTTGGGCGTGGCTGTCGAGTAGGGAACCGGCTGAAAAAGTAATTCTGTAAATTCAACCTTTTGACATTGCCCTTGTGCGGCGATTTGGTGCAAAAAGGATGCACTCATCAATAAACTAAATAAGTTTTCTTTGGCTTCTGGAGCCAGAACAAAACGGCTATCGTAGTTGTTAAGAATTTTTAAGCGAGCCATCTGTGAGGAGGATTGTTGAATAAGTTGCCATTTGGCTGATTATAATCCACGAGGTACCTTGAGAAACGAGAGAGGGAATTGGAAATGGCTCACGTCTGATACCTGAACCTCGTCAAACATTTTCCCATCCCCTATTTCCAGAGGCTATGTTTTGCCCTTGGAGAACATAAAACCTCTACGGACTATTACTAAATCCGTATTTTAGAAACTAAATGTAGTTCGGATCGCACCGATCACAATA from Microcoleus sp. AS-A8 includes the following:
- a CDS encoding GIY-YIG nuclease family protein is translated as MVSETQISSLAELDYIPYLEETGNLPEGLPGKIGVYAIFDSDKTLQFINYSRDIYLSLKQHLVRKPESCYWVKVQTIDRPNRTHLENIREAWIQENGTIPIGNGSDEAAWTQPIDAKLTMTAQEKESYEKGDGLTQVKVLKQVARRVESQILEALKSRGVQTEIRFNPKLKENGLLDLK